Genomic segment of Pseudomonas iranensis:
TTGCTCTCATTGATCAGCGATTCGCCACCAAATGCACCCCAAACAACAAATAGCACCCACCTGCCAACCGATCCAGCCACTGGCGTGACCGCTCGTAGACACCGGCAACCCGGCGGCTGGCGAAGAACAGAGCGACGCTGCAATACCAGCTGAACGACAGCGTGGCCATGGTCAGCACGGCCAGCGCCAGCAGTAGCGGCGGCACGTGGGGCGGCATGGCGGTGGCGAAGATGGTGGCGACAAAGAGTGCCGATTTCGGATTAGTCATGTTGCCGAGGAAACCGCGAGCGTAGACGCCGAAATAAGTCTGCCGGGGCGCAGCCGATGCACCGGGGGCAATCGCAGCCTTGCGCTTGAATTGCTTCAGCCCCAGATAAATCAGGTAGCAACCGCCGGCAATCTTGAAGCCCAGATAGAGGGTCGGCGCGGCGCTGAACAGCGTCTTGATTCCCAAGCCGCCGGCAAGGCCCCACAGCACCGTGCCGGTGGCCACACCCAGCGCAGCCACCACGCCATGTCGGCGCGAGTGACTGGCCGCTAGTTGCGCGATGTTGAAGAAATTTGGCCCGGGCGTGACCACCGCCACTGTCCACAACAGCGCCAGCGAGAGCAACGGGGCAAGATAACCGGCAACAGAAACGTCCATGAGCGTTGCGCCTGAGCAGTGGAATGAAGCTTCTACCTTGCTACATCCGCTGACGGTTTTCCATCAACGTCATTTAAACCGCCAACGTCTTGCCATCCACCCCATCCCCAATCTTCAGGAAATGCCCGCCCGCAACGTGATGCAGCGTGCGCAAGCCGTCATGCCCCTCGAAATGCCAGCGCCCATCGCTGAACACACGCTCATCGGCCTGGGCAGCAATGACTTCGGCAAGGAACAGGTCGTATTGCTCGTGATTGCGCGGCTCCGGCAGCAGACGGCATTCGAGCCAGGCGACACAGCCCTCAAGCAGCGGCGCTTCAATCTGTTCGCCAGCGAAGGTTTGCAGGCCGTACGCCTGAAACTTGTCCTGACCTTGGTTGCGGGTGATTTCCAGGCCGGAGGTGTTGCCGACGGTTTGCACGATATCGGCCTGATTGACGCAAGGCACATTCAGCACAAAAGTGCCGGAGGCTTCGAGCAACTGGCGAGTCCAGGTGGATTTGTCGAGGACGACGGCGACTTTCGGTGGTTCGAAATCCAGCGGCATGGCCCAGGCGGCGGCCATGATGTTGCGCTGGCCGTCGTGAGCGGCGCTGACCAGCACGGTCGGCCCGTGGTTGAGCAGGCGGTAGGCTTTGTTCAGGGGCACCGGACGGCGGTGGGAGACGCTCATGGGATCTGCTCCGGAGGAAAAGGAGCCGATTGTAGCGCTGTCACTGGAGAAACACAGAACCTGTGGGAGCGAGCAGATGCGGCGCTGCCCCTCGGTGATCGTTCCCACGCGCTGCGCGGGAATGCATCCTGTGACGCTCTGCGTCACGCCAGTGAAGGAACGCGGAGCGTCCCGGGCGGCATTCCCACGCAGAGCGTGGGAACGATCAGTGCGGTGTCAGTGAGAGAGCTGATTGGCAAACTGGCCGACCGCATCCACCACTTTCTGCGCACCGTCCTGAATCTCGACGATCACCGTGCCCGCCTCCGCCGCCAGCGCCAGGCCCTGTTCAGCCTGGAGCTTGCCGTCGGTCATCAGTGCCACGGCATTGCGGGCCATTTCCTGGTTCTGCCGTACCACGCCGACGATTTCGTCCGTCGCCTGGCTGGTGCGCGAGGCCAGTTGCCGGACCTCGTCCGCGACCACGGCAAAACCACGGCCCTGCTCGCCGGCCCGGGCGGCTTCGATCGCGGCGTTGAGCGCCAGCAGGTTGGTCTGTTCGGCAATGCCGCTGATGGTTTTGACGATCGTGCCGATCACCAGCGACTGCTCGTTGAGCGCCTCGATACCTTCGCCAGCGGCTTGCATGTGCCGCGACAAATCACGCATCACGTTCACCGCTTCGGTGACGACCGTGGTGCCCCGTTGCGCGGTGCTGTCGGTTTGTTGCGAGGTGCTGTAAGCGATGCTGGCCGCATCGGCAACCGCCTGCTCGCGGTTGACCTGATCGGTGATCACCGTGGCGAATTTCACCACTTTGTACAGTTTGTCGTTGGCATCGACCACCGGGTTGTAGGACGCTTCCAGCCACACCGTACGACCATGGCTGTCGATACGTTTAAAGCGGCCTGCGACGAATTCACCGCTGTTCAAGCGCCGCCAGAAGTTCTGGTACTCGGCGCTGTTGTACTCATCCGGGGCGCAGAAGGTGCGGTGATGTTTGCCTTTGATCTGCGCCAAGCTGTAACCCATGCCGTTGAGGAAGCGATCATTGGCGCTGAGCACATTGCCGTTGAGGTCGAACTCGATCACGGCGGTGGAGCGCACCAGCGCGCCGATCAGGTTCTCATGCTCGCGGGAGGCTTCGATGGTGCGGGTCAGGTCGCTGGCGTAGAAGGAAATGTGTCTGATCCGGCCATCGGACGAGCGCACCGGTTGCACGATGGAACGCAGCCACGCCTCGTCGCCATTGCCGCGCAACAGGCGCACGGCGCCGGCGAAATGCTCGCCACGGCTCATCGAGTTCTTGAAGCGCTGATGGAATTCGTCGGTTTTGACGTGGGCCGGGACGATGTCTTCAATTGCCCGGCCGACCAGGTCCTGGCTCTTGTAGAGCATTTCATCGAGAAAATTCTGGTTGACCGAACGAATCCGCCCGTCGGGCTCAAGGGTCAGCGCGAGCATTTCGCTTTCCAGGCTTTCCTTCACTTGTACAAGGCTGGAGAGTTCTTCGCGCAGAGCGGCCAGCTCTTGTTTCAAGCGTTTATTGAACATGGGAAAGCACCGATGGCAGGGTAGTTAGCGGATACAACCTAGCCATCGGCCTTGCGCAGCTTTTCTGAAGCCAGCGCCAGACCCGTCAGTCGAAAATAATCCGGCGCTTGCGGCTCAGGCAGCGCCGGCCGCCTGACACGGTCCGGTACGTGGCATGCGCGCACCGAAATACGCCGCCGTCACAATCCCCACAGCGCCCATCACGGCACAAAAGATCACGCAGATCCATGGGCTCCACGGCATCAGACCAATCAGCAACAGCGGTGTGATACTTGCCCAGGCGGCGTAGGCAATGTTGTAGGTGAAGGAAATGCCCGACACTCGAATCCGCGCCGGAAAAAGCCCGACCATCACCGAAGGCACGGCACCCACTACCCCGCAAGCCAGGCCGGCGACCGCATAGGCCATGCCGATCCACTGCCCGCCCATGATCAGGCAGCCATACAACACGCCAATGCCTAGCGGCAGCAACAAGCTGTAGAGCATGACCGTGCGCCAGGCGCCGATGCGGTCGACCAGCAGACCGGCGATCACGCAGCCAATGTTGAGAAAGACGATGCCCAAGGCACTGAGGCCGAAGGTGTAGCTGGCGGTCATGCCGAAGGTTTTCTGCATCATGGTCGGGGTGATGACCACGAAGACCACCACCGCCGAGGTGAGTACGCAGGTGAGCAACATGGCCGGGAGCATGGCAAGACGATGCTCACGCAACACCGTGCGCAGCGGCAGTTCGACCCGCGCCTCGCGTTGCGCTTCCATGGCCATGAACACCGGCGTTTCGCTGAGCCAGCGGCGCAGATAAACGCCCACCACGCCGAACACGCCGCCGAGCAGAAACGGATAGCGCCAGGCGTAATCGAGAATTTCGGCAGGCGTGAAAACCTGCGCCAGGAAGGTCGCCGTGAGTGCGCCGATCAAGTAACCGAAGGTCAGGCCGGCCTGCAGAAATCCCAAGGCGTAACCACGATGGCCGACAGGCGCATGCTCGGCGACGAACACCCAGGCACTTGGCACTTCACCACCCACCGCCGCGCCTTGCAGGATGCGCAGCGCCAACAACAATAACGGGGCGAAATAGCCGATCTGTGCGTAAGTCGGCATGATCCCGATCAGCAGACACGGCAGGGCCATCATCAGGATGCTCAGGCTGAACACCTTTTTGCGGCCCAGACGGTCGGCGAAATGCGCCATAAGAATCCCGCCCAGCGGCCGCGCCAGATAACCGGTGACGAAGATGCCGAAACTCTGCAGCAAACGCAGCCACTCGGGCATTTCCGGCGGGAAGAACAACTGACTCAGGGTCAGTGCGAAGAATACGAAGATGATGAAATCGTAGATTTCCAGCGCCCCGCCGAGCGCGGCAAGGCCGAGGGTCTTGTAGTCGGAGCGGCTGAACGGCGCCGGTCGGGCTGAAGAATGGGCAGTCATGACAAAGAACTCAGGCATCGGCAAAAACCAAGGCGCTCATGGTCTACGCAAAAGCGCGGATCGACAACCCGTCAGACCATAGTCTCGGTTTGCGAAAACCTGCTCAACAAAAGGGCGGCGCTTGATTTACTGTTAGTGCCTGTCTGCTGGGCCACAGCTTACAAAGCACGATGAATCCCTGTGGGAGCGAGCTTGCTCGCGAAGAGGCCGGTACATTCAACATCACTGTTGACTGACCTGACGCCTTCGCGAGCGAGCTCGCTCCCACAAGGTACGGTGACAATGCTGAAATTGTGGCCAGAGACCAAAATAACCATAAAAAATCAGAGGTACTTCCCGTGGCCGTTGATATCGAAGATAGCCGCTCCGCGCGCTTTGCCCTGCGCTGTTCCAGTTTTGCCGAACGCTGGTTTCCCGACTCCTGGGTATTCGCCGCGTTGGCCGTGATCATCGTTGCGCTGGCCACGTTGGCCATGGGCGCCAAACCCACCGCTGCAGCGATGGCCTTCGGCGACGGCTTCTGGAGCCTGATCCCGTTCACCATGCAGATGGCCTTCGTGGTGATCGGCGGTTATGTCGTCGCCAGCTCTCCGCCCGCAGTCAAACTGATCGACAAACTGGCACGCATCCCGAAGAACGGCCGCTCCGCCGTGGCCTGGGTGGCGTTGATCTCGATGGTCGCATCGCTGCTCAATTGGGGTCTGTCGCTGGTATTCGGCGGGTTGCTGGTACGCGCCCTCGCCCGCCGCACCGATCTGAAAATGGATTACCGCGCCGCCGGTGCTGCGGCATACCTGGGACTTGGCGCGGTGTGGGCGCTGGGCTTGTCATCGTCCGCCGCGCAGTTGCAGGCCAACCCGGGCAGCCTGCCGCCGTCGATCCTGTCGATCACTGGCGTCATCCCGTTCACCGAAACCATTTTTCTCTGGCAGTCCGGGGTCATGCTGCTGGCACTGATCGTGATTTCGATCATCATCGCCTACGCCACCGCGCCCGGGCCGAATTCGGCACGCGACGCCAAGGCCTGTGGCATCGACCCGGCGTTCAACCTGCCGCCGCTGCAACCGCGCACGCGCCCCGGCGAATGGCTGGAACACAGCCCGTTGCTGATCATCGTGTTGGTGCTGCTGGCGGCGGGATGGCTGTTTCACGAGTTTTCGACCAAACCGGCGATTACCGCGATTTCCGGCCTGAACACCTATAACTTCCTGTTCATCATGCTCGGCGCGCTGCTGCACTGGCGCCCGCGCAGCTTCCTTGATGCGGTGGCCCGTGCGGTGCCGACCACCACCGGCGTATTGATCCAGTTCCCGTTGTACGGCTCGATCGCCGCGCTGATGACCACGGTCAAAGGCGCCGATGCGCAAACCCTCGCGCATCACATCTCGACTTTCTTTGTCAGCATCGCCTCCCACGACACCTATGCGCTGCTGATGGGCGTCTATTCGGCGATTCTCGGTTTCTTCATCCCGTCCGGCGGCGGCAAGTGGATCATCGAAGCGCCGTACGTGATGCAAGTCGCCAATGACCTGCAATACCATCTCGGCTGGGCAGTGCAGATCTACAATGCCGCCGAAGCCCTGCCGAACCTGATCAACCCGTTCTACATGCTGCCGCTGCTTGGCGTGCTCGGGTTGAAGGCGCGGGATCTGATCGGCTTCTCGTTCGTGCAATTGCTGGTGCACACGCCACTGGTGCTGCTGTTGTTGTGGGCGCTGGGGACGACATTGGCGTATACGCCGCCGGTGATGCCGTAGGTAGACTTTAATACGCCTGTCTTCGGACAGGCGTATTCAACCTTGAGCGGTCGGAAGGGACTTCAACAGTGCAGGTATCGCAACCTGAACGGTTTCCCAGACAACGTCCAGATTGATATCGAAATAACCGTGAGCAATTCGATTACGCATCCCACGCATGCTGCGCCACGGCACCTGCGCGTTTTCAACAGTGAACTCAGGGTAACGATCCATGATCTTGGTCGCTGCCTCTCCAATGATGATCAGGCTCATGATCACCGCTTGCTGCGTTCTCTTATCTTCAGCGAATTCATCTTTGTTCAGGCCCTCGACGAAGATAAGCGCATCGCTCGCGGCCTGACGAATATGTTCAAGATAATCATCTCGCCGGTTCTCGTTCATACGGGGCGCGCCTGATCAAGCACCTGCTGACGAAATTTCACTGGCAGGTCGCCGGGGGTCAGCACCTCGACCGCAACACCCAGCAGGTCTTCAAGCTCAACCTGAAGTCCGCCCAGATCAAAAAGCGTCGTGCCGGGCAGCGGGTCAACCAGCAGATCGAGATCGCTACCGTCCAGATCCGTCCCCAGCAATGCTGAACCAAATACACGCGGGTTGGCCACACGAAAGCGCCCGATCACTTCGCGGACGGCGGACCTTTGCATGTCGAGAGCAGTAGAAGGCTTCATGAATCACCCGTGAAAAAATCAATGTCGCTGCAGTCTAGCAGTGCGGACGCGCACCAGGCAGCGTGCTTGTTGGCACAGCCGTAACAATATGTGCGCTGCTTGGGTAATACCGCATTCAGGCAAGAATCCACACTCAACCGCTTTTCTGTCAGACACCACTGATCCACTATGAAGCGCCCCCAAACCGAGGGGAACGCACGCTGAAAAGGATCTGAGCATGTCCAAACTCGCAGGACTTACCCTCGTTGCACTGACGTTAAGCGCCGCCGCTCACGCCGATGTCGACGTGAAACTGGGCAGCACCGAGCGCGTCACCCGCCTCTTCGCCTACCCCAACAACTGTAGCGTGATCTGCTTTCGCAAATGGACGCTGGAGCAGACCGTCGCTCATTACTTGAGCCAGAGCGTACAGCGCGACGGTTACGCCGATGCCAAGGTGCTGGTGAAGACCGACAACGATCAGATCTACGCCGAGATCAGCGGTGTCCCCGACGGCTATGACAAGCCGCTGTCAGCGTTGCTCGACGCCGGCGATCTGGCTTATGCCGGCGCCAGCAAGCTCAATGCCGATGGCAAATGGGCCTATAGCTGGTATCTGTTCCTGCCGTTGGGCATGGCCCTGGAGAATCGCAAGAGCGTCGAGTTGCTGCACTTCCCGCCTGACTACTCGCTGACCCAGGCGCAGGACTATCTGCGCTCGAACACCACCGATCGCTGGGCGACTTTGCTGACCGATAACGGCATCCCTGCCGGGCAGACGCCGGCTTACCAGACCATCATCGACATCGCCCCGATCGCCGCGCCGTCCAATGCCGGCGGTGATCTGGAAGACGTCTACGACTACTTCAAGGATTACCAGACCACGCTGGTCAAGCAGTTCAGCCAGACCGCCAGCGGCACGACGCTGCCGATGGTTGCGTTCGGGGCGCCGGTGCGCAACTGGATCAAGGAGCAATATGGGCCGACAGTTGGCGTATTGGGGCTGGCGAGCATCAGTCCGAGCGAAGGGGTGAATGTGCCGGTGCTCGGTTCGAATCACCCGAGTTACATCTGGTACGCCGCCGACCCAAAGAGCTACACCGGCGACGACGCCCAGGCCAAGGCCGACGCGGCGGGCCTGAAAGTCATGGGCCAGGATTTGAGTGCTGCCTGCTGGCAGGCTGGTATGGGCAGTAAACCGGGCAGCGATGCGCAGGCCACACTGAACAGTTGCACGCAAACAT
This window contains:
- a CDS encoding LysE family translocator, whose protein sequence is MDVSVAGYLAPLLSLALLWTVAVVTPGPNFFNIAQLAASHSRRHGVVAALGVATGTVLWGLAGGLGIKTLFSAAPTLYLGFKIAGGCYLIYLGLKQFKRKAAIAPGASAAPRQTYFGVYARGFLGNMTNPKSALFVATIFATAMPPHVPPLLLALAVLTMATLSFSWYCSVALFFASRRVAGVYERSRQWLDRLAGGCYLLFGVHLVANR
- a CDS encoding flavin reductase family protein, which encodes MSVSHRRPVPLNKAYRLLNHGPTVLVSAAHDGQRNIMAAAWAMPLDFEPPKVAVVLDKSTWTRQLLEASGTFVLNVPCVNQADIVQTVGNTSGLEITRNQGQDKFQAYGLQTFAGEQIEAPLLEGCVAWLECRLLPEPRNHEQYDLFLAEVIAAQADERVFSDGRWHFEGHDGLRTLHHVAGGHFLKIGDGVDGKTLAV
- a CDS encoding methyl-accepting chemotaxis protein, producing the protein MITDQVNREQAVADAASIAYSTSQQTDSTAQRGTTVVTEAVNVMRDLSRHMQAAGEGIEALNEQSLVIGTIVKTISGIAEQTNLLALNAAIEAARAGEQGRGFAVVADEVRQLASRTSQATDEIVGVVRQNQEMARNAVALMTDGKLQAEQGLALAAEAGTVIVEIQDGAQKVVDAVGQFANQLSH
- a CDS encoding MFS transporter; its protein translation is MTAHSSARPAPFSRSDYKTLGLAALGGALEIYDFIIFVFFALTLSQLFFPPEMPEWLRLLQSFGIFVTGYLARPLGGILMAHFADRLGRKKVFSLSILMMALPCLLIGIMPTYAQIGYFAPLLLLALRILQGAAVGGEVPSAWVFVAEHAPVGHRGYALGFLQAGLTFGYLIGALTATFLAQVFTPAEILDYAWRYPFLLGGVFGVVGVYLRRWLSETPVFMAMEAQREARVELPLRTVLREHRLAMLPAMLLTCVLTSAVVVFVVITPTMMQKTFGMTASYTFGLSALGIVFLNIGCVIAGLLVDRIGAWRTVMLYSLLLPLGIGVLYGCLIMGGQWIGMAYAVAGLACGVVGAVPSVMVGLFPARIRVSGISFTYNIAYAAWASITPLLLIGLMPWSPWICVIFCAVMGAVGIVTAAYFGARMPRTGPCQAAGAA
- a CDS encoding short-chain fatty acid transporter; protein product: MAVDIEDSRSARFALRCSSFAERWFPDSWVFAALAVIIVALATLAMGAKPTAAAMAFGDGFWSLIPFTMQMAFVVIGGYVVASSPPAVKLIDKLARIPKNGRSAVAWVALISMVASLLNWGLSLVFGGLLVRALARRTDLKMDYRAAGAAAYLGLGAVWALGLSSSAAQLQANPGSLPPSILSITGVIPFTETIFLWQSGVMLLALIVISIIIAYATAPGPNSARDAKACGIDPAFNLPPLQPRTRPGEWLEHSPLLIIVLVLLAAGWLFHEFSTKPAITAISGLNTYNFLFIMLGALLHWRPRSFLDAVARAVPTTTGVLIQFPLYGSIAALMTTVKGADAQTLAHHISTFFVSIASHDTYALLMGVYSAILGFFIPSGGGKWIIEAPYVMQVANDLQYHLGWAVQIYNAAEALPNLINPFYMLPLLGVLGLKARDLIGFSFVQLLVHTPLVLLLLWALGTTLAYTPPVMP
- a CDS encoding HepT-like ribonuclease domain-containing protein, whose translation is MNENRRDDYLEHIRQAASDALIFVEGLNKDEFAEDKRTQQAVIMSLIIIGEAATKIMDRYPEFTVENAQVPWRSMRGMRNRIAHGYFDINLDVVWETVQVAIPALLKSLPTAQG
- a CDS encoding nucleotidyltransferase family protein — encoded protein: MKPSTALDMQRSAVREVIGRFRVANPRVFGSALLGTDLDGSDLDLLVDPLPGTTLFDLGGLQVELEDLLGVAVEVLTPGDLPVKFRQQVLDQARPV